One window from the genome of Parasegetibacter sp. NRK P23 encodes:
- the glyA gene encoding serine hydroxymethyltransferase codes for MQRDTLVFDLIGKELERQRHGIELIASENFTSLQVMQAMGSVLTNKYAEGYPGRRYYGGCEVVDQTEQLAIDRLKEIFNCEYANVQPHSGAQANAAVMLAILQPGDKILGLDLSMGGHLTHGSPVNFSGKLYQPVFYGVTRETGLVDYDMLERVAREEKPKLIICGASAYSRDWDYARIRAVADEINAFVLCDMAHPAGLIAKGLLKSPFEHCHFVTSTTHKTLRGPRGGVIMMHKDFENPFGLTDVKGNTRMMSNLIDMAVFPGTQGGPLEHVIAAKAVAFGEILSDEFTVYAQQVIKNAQAMAKAFTDRGYQIISGGTDNHLMLIDLRNKNISGKKAELVLGKADITANKNMVPYDDKSAFVTSGIRFGVAAITSRGMKEEHMEFVVNAIDKALMNADDEAVLEGLRKEVNGFMKDFPLYPEL; via the coding sequence ATGCAAAGAGATACCCTCGTATTCGACCTCATAGGAAAAGAGCTCGAACGTCAACGTCACGGCATTGAACTGATTGCCTCCGAGAATTTCACCAGCCTCCAGGTAATGCAGGCCATGGGAAGCGTATTAACCAATAAATATGCGGAAGGTTACCCCGGACGCCGTTATTATGGCGGATGCGAAGTGGTGGACCAAACGGAACAACTCGCCATCGACCGCCTGAAAGAAATTTTCAATTGCGAATACGCCAACGTGCAGCCCCATAGCGGCGCACAAGCCAATGCCGCCGTTATGCTGGCCATCCTGCAACCCGGTGATAAAATCCTGGGACTGGACCTCAGCATGGGTGGACACCTTACGCACGGGTCGCCCGTGAACTTCTCCGGGAAGCTCTATCAGCCTGTATTCTACGGTGTTACAAGGGAAACCGGGCTTGTAGACTATGATATGCTGGAAAGAGTGGCCCGCGAAGAAAAACCCAAACTGATTATTTGCGGCGCTTCCGCTTACAGCCGCGACTGGGACTACGCCCGCATCCGCGCCGTAGCCGACGAAATCAACGCTTTTGTATTATGTGATATGGCGCATCCCGCCGGGCTTATCGCCAAAGGTTTGCTGAAATCGCCTTTTGAACATTGTCATTTCGTGACCTCCACCACCCACAAAACACTTCGTGGTCCCCGCGGTGGTGTGATTATGATGCACAAAGATTTCGAGAACCCATTTGGTCTTACCGATGTGAAAGGCAACACCCGCATGATGAGCAACCTCATCGATATGGCCGTGTTCCCCGGTACACAAGGTGGTCCGCTGGAACACGTGATCGCCGCCAAAGCAGTGGCCTTCGGTGAAATCCTCAGCGACGAATTTACCGTGTACGCCCAACAAGTGATCAAAAACGCGCAGGCCATGGCCAAAGCATTCACCGACCGCGGCTACCAGATCATCAGCGGCGGAACCGATAACCACCTGATGCTGATCGATCTCCGCAATAAAAATATCTCGGGTAAAAAAGCGGAACTGGTGCTGGGTAAGGCAGATATTACCGCTAATAAGAATATGGTTCCTTATGATGATAAGAGCGCTTTCGTAACTTCCGGTATCCGTTTTGGCGTGGCGGCTATTACGAGCAGGGGCATGAAGGAAGAACATATGGAATTCGTGGTGAACGCGATTGATAAGGCGTTGATGAATGCAGATGATGAAGCGGTGCTGGAAGGA
- a CDS encoding sugar phosphate nucleotidyltransferase — protein MKAIIPVAGAGTKLRPHTYTQPKALIPLAGRSILSIIIDQLVEAGIRDFVFIVGYLGDKIQDYVKENYPSLNAHFVVQSERQGLGHAIYLTKEIVGEDEMFIVLGDSICEYDVKAVVAQDSSLLGVKKVDDPRNFGVAEMDEEGLITRVVEKPHIPKSNLALVGIYKIRETKFLFNCLENNIQNGIKAHGEFNLTDAIECMIKHGARLRTFKVQNWFDCGRKDSLLASNATLLKKLGGSIPEGSNFENSIIVPPVSIAPGCTIKNSIIGPNVAVGEHATIDSSIIKDSIIGSYADLYDIVLIQSLIGSDTEVKGESRSLNIGDNTEIDLGKQ, from the coding sequence ATGAAGGCGATTATACCGGTAGCAGGGGCAGGCACCAAACTCCGCCCCCATACATATACACAGCCCAAAGCGCTGATCCCTCTTGCTGGCAGGTCCATCCTGAGCATCATCATCGACCAGCTTGTGGAGGCCGGAATACGCGATTTTGTGTTCATCGTAGGTTACCTCGGGGATAAGATCCAGGATTATGTGAAAGAAAATTACCCTTCGTTGAACGCCCACTTCGTTGTGCAGTCTGAAAGACAGGGCCTGGGACACGCTATATATCTTACCAAAGAAATCGTAGGGGAAGACGAAATGTTCATCGTACTCGGCGACTCCATCTGCGAATACGATGTGAAAGCCGTTGTGGCCCAAGACAGTTCGCTGCTAGGTGTAAAAAAAGTGGATGATCCCCGCAATTTCGGTGTGGCGGAAATGGATGAGGAAGGCCTGATTACCCGGGTGGTGGAGAAACCACATATTCCGAAATCGAACCTGGCTTTGGTGGGCATCTATAAAATCAGGGAAACGAAATTCCTCTTCAATTGCCTGGAGAACAACATTCAGAACGGCATTAAGGCGCACGGGGAATTCAACCTTACCGATGCCATCGAATGTATGATCAAACACGGCGCCAGGCTGCGTACATTTAAAGTGCAGAACTGGTTCGATTGCGGAAGAAAAGATTCGCTCCTCGCTTCCAATGCCACCTTGCTGAAGAAACTTGGCGGCAGCATTCCCGAAGGTTCTAATTTCGAGAACTCCATCATCGTACCACCGGTAAGTATCGCGCCGGGTTGTACCATAAAAAATTCCATCATCGGCCCCAATGTTGCCGTTGGGGAACATGCCACCATCGATTCCTCCATCATCAAAGATTCCATCATCGGCTCTTACGCCGACCTCTATGATATCGTATTGATTCAATCCCTGATCGGAAGTGATACTGAAGTGAAAGGAGAAAGCCGTAGCCTGAACATCGGGGACAATACGGAGATTGACCTGGGGAAACAGTAG
- a CDS encoding nitronate monooxygenase family protein: MLSNLFQIKYPIIQAGMVWASGWRLASAVSNAGGLGLLGAGSMYPDVLREHIRKCKAATDKPFGVNIPLLYPGIEALIEIIKEEKVPIVFTSAGNPATWTPVLKAAGIKVVHVVSSSKFAKKAEDAGCDAVVAEGFEAGGHNGREETTTMVLIPAVVKAVSIPVIAAGGIATGRQMLAALALGASGVQVGTRFVASEEASSHPAFKHAVLQSKEGDTMLSMKQLVPVRLLKNDFFLQVQAAEQKGASPEILKTILGRARAKKGMFEGDMQEGELEIGQVSALVDTIQPAAAIVTELWNEYQDAKLALCDQ; this comes from the coding sequence ATGCTTTCCAACCTCTTTCAAATAAAATATCCCATCATCCAGGCGGGTATGGTATGGGCATCAGGTTGGCGTTTAGCCAGTGCTGTTAGTAATGCCGGTGGCCTGGGATTGCTGGGTGCGGGCAGTATGTACCCGGATGTGCTGCGCGAACATATTCGTAAATGCAAAGCGGCCACAGATAAGCCTTTCGGTGTGAACATCCCATTGTTGTATCCGGGCATTGAGGCGCTGATCGAAATTATTAAAGAAGAAAAAGTTCCCATCGTATTTACTTCAGCCGGAAATCCCGCTACCTGGACGCCGGTTTTAAAAGCGGCCGGCATTAAAGTGGTGCATGTAGTCAGCAGCAGCAAATTCGCGAAGAAAGCGGAAGATGCGGGTTGCGATGCCGTGGTGGCAGAAGGTTTTGAAGCGGGCGGCCATAATGGAAGAGAAGAGACCACTACGATGGTGCTGATTCCAGCCGTGGTAAAGGCCGTTTCCATCCCGGTGATTGCGGCGGGCGGCATTGCTACAGGAAGACAAATGCTTGCGGCATTGGCGTTAGGCGCTTCGGGCGTGCAAGTGGGCACACGGTTCGTGGCCAGTGAAGAAGCTTCTTCGCATCCCGCGTTTAAGCATGCGGTGCTCCAAAGCAAGGAAGGAGACACCATGCTTTCCATGAAACAACTGGTGCCCGTTCGGTTACTGAAGAATGATTTCTTCCTCCAGGTACAGGCGGCTGAACAAAAAGGCGCGTCTCCCGAAATATTGAAAACAATACTTGGAAGGGCGCGCGCCAAAAAAGGCATGTTTGAAGGTGATATGCAGGAAGGCGAACTGGAAATAGGCCAGGTAAGCGCCCTCGTGGATACCATTCAGCCGGCCGCTGCCATCGTTACTGAATTGTGGAACGAATACCAGGACGCGAAACTTGCGCTCTGCGACCAATAA
- a CDS encoding N-acetylmuramoyl-L-alanine amidase — protein sequence MKIVNNLLFGNDGKQVTYHPTPNKGGKYTPIFLVIHYTAVTRAAGSVSWFLNKTASASAHLIIDRDGSIIQFAPFDVVTWHAGESRWNGYNGLNRYSIGIELVNGGRLSRSGNAWICPVDKRTVPESDVYMGIHKNEQREQAWHEYTEEQLQVTAEIGALLVKTYGLEDVVGHDDISPIRKSDPGPAFPMNSFRSKIMGRKDDALDTYKTSTAVNIRKGPGTQYEPITNPLPADTKVEVLKREGNWSFVDVIGKVHNINDLEGWVSTKYLVK from the coding sequence ATGAAAATCGTCAACAACCTGCTTTTCGGCAACGATGGCAAACAGGTTACTTACCACCCCACACCCAACAAAGGCGGTAAATACACACCCATTTTCCTCGTAATTCATTACACGGCGGTTACCAGGGCCGCGGGTTCCGTATCCTGGTTTCTTAATAAAACGGCCAGCGCCTCCGCCCACCTCATCATCGACCGCGACGGCTCCATCATTCAGTTCGCGCCATTTGATGTAGTCACCTGGCACGCAGGTGAAAGCAGGTGGAACGGTTACAACGGGCTGAACCGCTATTCGATTGGCATTGAACTGGTGAACGGCGGAAGACTGAGCCGTTCGGGAAACGCCTGGATATGCCCGGTAGACAAACGTACCGTGCCCGAAAGCGATGTTTATATGGGCATCCACAAAAACGAACAACGGGAACAGGCCTGGCACGAATACACCGAGGAACAGCTCCAGGTGACCGCTGAGATCGGCGCGCTGCTCGTGAAAACTTACGGCCTTGAGGATGTGGTGGGACACGATGATATTTCGCCCATCCGCAAAAGTGATCCGGGACCGGCTTTCCCGATGAACAGCTTCCGCTCCAAGATCATGGGCCGGAAAGACGACGCGCTGGACACTTATAAAACCAGTACGGCGGTCAATATCCGGAAAGGCCCGGGCACACAGTATGAACCCATCACCAACCCATTGCCCGCAGACACTAAGGTGGAAGTCTTAAAAAGAGAAGGCAACTGGAGCTTTGTAGACGTGATCGGGAAAGTGCACAACATCAATGACCTGGAAGGATGGGTGAGCACAAAATACCTGGTTAAATAA
- a CDS encoding SusC/RagA family TonB-linked outer membrane protein, with protein sequence MRILMLFLICCLVGNTLRAQQVTGTVKDDMGSPMQAVSVLVRGTGAAAQTNDKGVFSVKAAGNATLEISMVGFTTQVIAVNNRSDIDVVLKPTDSRMDEVMVVGYQKISRKKNTAAVSSISGKELANLPAASFDQLLQGRLAGVNVQNFTGEPGATPSVQVRGNNSISRDYDQYAVINQPLYVVDGVPQPAQENYNPGMGTGTNFIAGISPQDIESIDVLRDASAAAIYGSRAANGVIMITTKKGVNTEPRVNLSIFTGFTQRPELRNASIGVTERRQKLDLLGDLLAQSRIDANYMRNLPYLLSDSLNPAYNANTDWQDMFYQVGRVNSADLGLSGGGQGGMTYRFSTTYYDEEGILKATGFTRYTMRLNLMSRAMRQKLTINPIISYSRTQRARGSGSVGLSSTTMPSSLFNLTEAKKAGMLGAYNENLDENLNGMFSLNMNLGYEFSRKFNFTSQSSYMMNDARRDYNRTNELNGGQGNYSSAYSSVGLNVRTSNYFTYINHFGKHNLNLIFGTDAEFNQYKDVFASGSNGVADQIQVVAGFQQRNLSASSSYNAHGLLSAYTRVAYDFKDRYILSGVIRGDASSRFGENNKWGFFPAASAAWLISEEDFMRDKFRNLSLLKLRATYGSSGNLPGNNYLAYDLYRVNAGGYFGSSGATSYNGVAAITPNFVNGVAQPGISWEKSSEWNIGIETEWYNGKYQAMFDIYNRERKQTLMDVILPVTTGYDYAKTNSVGIRNYGAELVLQANPLPRQGALSWMSRLNISYNRNQVMSLPNDGRDIIFSNGSFDKTHILSVGKAINTFYLYHTRGIFSDLTDIPVNPYTGDRYGVGSVSSGSTSPYQPGDMWFYDLDNDYRINPFNDNMNPDKIPYGDPNPKFTGGWLNNFTFKNFTLGVFTTFVFDRDVLNLFESDIYDSFSSNSDLGRFADLSLPDFSKLNMWRKPGDQADYPMFPINTYRYYYVRGQSFFVDKGDFVRIKSINVGYNIGESLLKKLKLRQLYFYGVMDNVLMFQRSERLPDAEAVDFYGQYSGGGYPIPKKYTIGVQVQF encoded by the coding sequence ATGAGGATTCTCATGCTATTTCTCATTTGTTGCCTCGTGGGTAACACCCTACGGGCTCAACAGGTTACCGGTACCGTAAAGGACGATATGGGCAGCCCTATGCAGGCTGTATCTGTTCTTGTACGTGGCACCGGCGCCGCTGCGCAAACGAACGACAAAGGCGTCTTTTCGGTAAAGGCCGCAGGCAATGCCACCCTTGAAATTTCCATGGTAGGTTTCACCACACAGGTCATCGCTGTAAACAACAGGAGCGATATTGATGTGGTGCTGAAACCTACGGACAGCCGAATGGATGAGGTGATGGTGGTAGGCTACCAGAAAATTTCCAGGAAGAAGAACACCGCCGCCGTATCCAGTATCTCGGGCAAGGAACTCGCCAACCTTCCGGCCGCCAGTTTCGATCAGTTGCTACAGGGCCGCCTGGCAGGGGTGAACGTCCAGAACTTTACGGGAGAACCTGGGGCAACGCCTTCGGTTCAGGTAAGGGGTAACAACTCCATCAGCCGCGATTATGATCAGTATGCAGTAATCAACCAGCCATTGTATGTGGTGGATGGTGTGCCTCAGCCCGCACAGGAGAACTACAACCCTGGTATGGGAACGGGTACCAACTTTATCGCAGGCATCAGTCCGCAGGACATTGAAAGCATCGACGTACTGCGCGATGCTTCCGCCGCTGCCATCTATGGTTCCAGGGCCGCGAACGGGGTGATCATGATTACTACTAAAAAAGGGGTAAACACCGAGCCGCGTGTAAATCTCTCGATCTTTACAGGGTTTACGCAGCGGCCTGAATTAAGGAATGCTTCGATAGGGGTTACGGAAAGAAGACAAAAGCTTGATCTGCTGGGCGACCTGCTGGCGCAAAGTCGTATTGACGCGAATTACATGAGAAATTTGCCGTACCTGCTGAGTGACAGCCTTAACCCGGCTTATAATGCCAATACAGATTGGCAGGATATGTTTTACCAGGTGGGCAGAGTAAACAGCGCTGATCTTGGATTGAGTGGCGGTGGGCAGGGAGGAATGACTTATCGCTTCAGCACTACATATTATGACGAAGAAGGTATTTTGAAAGCAACGGGCTTTACCCGTTATACCATGCGCCTGAATCTTATGTCCAGGGCCATGCGGCAGAAACTTACCATTAACCCGATAATTTCCTATAGCAGAACGCAAAGAGCAAGAGGTTCCGGATCCGTAGGACTTTCATCCACCACTATGCCAAGCTCTCTTTTCAACCTGACCGAGGCGAAGAAAGCCGGTATGTTGGGCGCCTACAATGAGAATCTCGATGAGAACCTGAACGGTATGTTCTCCCTGAATATGAACCTTGGTTATGAGTTTTCCCGCAAGTTCAACTTTACGTCCCAATCATCTTACATGATGAATGACGCGAGAAGGGATTACAACAGGACGAATGAGCTCAACGGAGGTCAGGGTAACTACTCTTCCGCTTACAGCAGTGTGGGTTTGAATGTGCGTACTTCCAACTACTTTACTTATATAAACCACTTCGGAAAGCATAACCTCAATCTGATTTTTGGCACGGATGCCGAGTTCAACCAATATAAGGATGTTTTTGCCTCCGGAAGTAACGGTGTAGCCGATCAGATCCAGGTGGTGGCTGGCTTCCAGCAAAGAAACCTCAGTGCCTCTTCCAGCTACAATGCCCATGGCTTGTTATCAGCATACACCAGGGTTGCTTACGATTTTAAAGACAGGTATATTCTCTCAGGGGTAATTCGTGGTGACGCATCCTCCCGCTTCGGTGAAAACAATAAATGGGGCTTTTTCCCCGCGGCTTCGGCAGCATGGCTCATTTCAGAGGAAGATTTCATGCGCGACAAGTTTCGTAATCTCTCTCTCCTGAAATTGAGGGCCACCTATGGTTCTTCCGGTAACCTTCCCGGGAACAACTACCTCGCTTATGATCTTTACAGGGTTAATGCCGGCGGATACTTTGGTAGTTCAGGCGCCACCTCTTATAATGGCGTGGCCGCCATCACGCCTAATTTTGTGAATGGCGTGGCCCAACCAGGCATCAGCTGGGAGAAATCCAGTGAATGGAACATTGGTATAGAAACTGAATGGTACAACGGGAAATACCAGGCGATGTTTGATATCTATAACAGGGAAAGGAAACAAACATTGATGGATGTTATCCTTCCTGTAACAACCGGGTACGACTATGCCAAAACCAACTCTGTAGGTATCCGTAACTATGGCGCTGAACTGGTGCTGCAGGCCAACCCACTGCCCAGGCAGGGAGCCCTGAGCTGGATGAGTCGCCTGAACATCTCATACAACCGTAACCAGGTGATGTCACTTCCCAATGATGGAAGAGATATTATTTTCTCCAACGGCTCTTTCGATAAAACACATATCCTGTCAGTAGGAAAGGCCATCAATACATTTTATCTCTATCATACAAGAGGTATTTTCTCCGACCTTACAGATATTCCCGTTAACCCCTATACCGGGGATCGCTATGGCGTGGGTTCCGTGAGTTCAGGGTCTACCTCTCCTTATCAACCAGGCGATATGTGGTTTTATGATCTGGACAATGATTACAGGATAAACCCTTTCAACGACAACATGAATCCGGATAAAATCCCTTATGGTGATCCAAATCCCAAATTCACCGGCGGATGGTTGAATAATTTCACGTTTAAGAATTTTACACTGGGGGTATTCACCACATTCGTGTTTGACCGGGATGTCCTGAATCTTTTTGAATCTGATATCTATGACAGTTTCTCTTCCAATAGTGATCTTGGCCGCTTCGCGGATCTTTCCCTGCCCGATTTCTCAAAACTGAACATGTGGAGAAAACCCGGTGATCAGGCCGATTACCCGATGTTTCCGATCAACACTTACCGCTACTATTATGTAAGGGGCCAGAGTTTCTTCGTAGACAAAGGTGATTTCGTGCGCATTAAGAGCATCAACGTAGGGTATAATATCGGAGAATCGCTGCTCAAGAAGTTAAAGCTCCGCCAGTTGTATTTCTACGGCGTAATGGACAATGTACTGATGTTCCAGCGTTCAGAAAGATTACCTGATGCTGAAGCGGTTGATTTTTACGGGCAGTACTCCGGTGGAGGATATCCGATTCCGAAAAAATACACGATAGGCGTACAGGTTCAGTTTTAA